Proteins encoded together in one Hylaeus volcanicus isolate JK05 chromosome 3, UHH_iyHylVolc1.0_haploid, whole genome shotgun sequence window:
- the LOC128874113 gene encoding uncharacterized protein LOC128874113 isoform X1 codes for MIPLLLLSVLHSFAFDGNTMLKELGEKRYQTIKAKSTLSQHGLCWHNALKTITNSCNNLNDQQHSLLALQLAQCFLEDSGHSSYNCHLSMSEKQRRDCINNMSDRAFNVYNEFYIHTTHICFYLNYEAWQAETDNTIKELYQVSSRMREQLLEASEMQGAMLETQRESLKMQDELLVHGKQLGIVIKSSSASVQNMVKDFKESAKDQRELLFEIFSYLRTFQDWILGEISWFQSIMYYTVSCILCALFSSSKRTVDARITLFTILSVNVIVERMLVQYYSNNTSHSNNSKENLINTTWMYRKIALILCAISLFCTYYFYKDEQVENHKVLKRIEHRLNTIQEVTSVCNTNCSIRYSTRLAMKRLQSKANTENKVVNSL; via the exons atgatccctcttttacttttatctGTACTTCATTCATTCGCATTCGATGGAAATACGATGTTAAAAGAATTGGGAGAAAAAAGATACCAAACAATAAAAG CAAAATCTACTTTGTCTCAACATGGATTATGTTGGCACAATGCTCTtaaaacaataacaaataGCTGTAATAACTTAAATGATCAACAACACTCGCTCTTAGCTCTTCAATTGGCACAGTGTTTTTTAGAAGACTCTGGACACTCATCTTACAATTGTCATCTTAGTATGTCAGAAAAGCAACGGCG TGATTGCATTAATAATATGTCAGATAGAGCATTTAACGTatacaatgaattttatatacataccaCGCAtatctgtttttatttaaattatgagGCTTGGCAAGCTGAAACTGATAACACGATTAAGGA ATTGTATCAAGTTTCCTCAAGAATGAGGGAACAGTTATTGGAGGCTTCAGAAATGCAGGGAGCTATGCTGGAAACTCAAagagaaagtttaaaaatgcaaGATGAGCTTTTAGTTCACGGAAAACAACTtggtattgtaataaaatCTTCATCTGCAAGTGTTCAAAATATGGTAAAAGATTTCAA GGAATCTGCAAAAGACCaaagagaattattatttgagaTTTTTTCGTACTTACGTACTTTTCAAGACTGGATTTTAGGTGAAATCTCTTGGTTTCAATccattatgtattatacagtTAGTTGCATATTATGTGCATTATTTAGTTCTTCTAAAAGGACTGTGGATGCTAGAATTacacttttcacgattttaAGTGTAAATGTTATAGTAGAACGAATGTTAGTTCaatattatagtaataatacaTCACATTCCAACAATAGTaag gaaaatttgataaatacgACATGGATGTACCGAAAAATAGCTTTAATTCTATGTgctatttcattgttttgtaCATACTATTTTTACAAAGATGAACAAGTGGAAAACCATAAAGTATTAAAACGGATTGAGCATCGATTGAATACTATACAGGAAGTTACATCTGTCTGTAACACTAACTGTTCAATTC GTTATTCTACGCGATTAGCTATGAAACGTTTACAGTCAAAGgcaaatacagaaaataaagtGGTGAAttctttgtaa
- the LOC128874113 gene encoding uncharacterized protein LOC128874113 isoform X2, translated as MIPLLLLSVLHSFAFDGNTMLKELGEKRYQTIKAKSTLSQHGLCWHNALKTITNSCNNLNDQQHSLLALQLAQCFLEDSGHSSYNCHLSMSEKQRRDCINNMSDRAFNVYNEFYIHTTHICFYLNYEAWQAETDNTIKELYQVSSRMREQLLEASEMQGAMLETQRESLKMQDELLVHGKQLGIVIKSSSASVQNMVKDFKESAKDQRELLFEIFSYLRTFQDWILGEISWFQSIMYYTVSCILCALFSSSKRTVDARITLFTILSVNVIVERMLVQYYSNNTSHSNNSKENLINTTWMYRKIALILCAISLFCTYYFYKDEQVENHKVLKRIEHRLNTIQEVTSVCNTNCSIRRLFYAISYETFTVKGKYRK; from the exons atgatccctcttttacttttatctGTACTTCATTCATTCGCATTCGATGGAAATACGATGTTAAAAGAATTGGGAGAAAAAAGATACCAAACAATAAAAG CAAAATCTACTTTGTCTCAACATGGATTATGTTGGCACAATGCTCTtaaaacaataacaaataGCTGTAATAACTTAAATGATCAACAACACTCGCTCTTAGCTCTTCAATTGGCACAGTGTTTTTTAGAAGACTCTGGACACTCATCTTACAATTGTCATCTTAGTATGTCAGAAAAGCAACGGCG TGATTGCATTAATAATATGTCAGATAGAGCATTTAACGTatacaatgaattttatatacataccaCGCAtatctgtttttatttaaattatgagGCTTGGCAAGCTGAAACTGATAACACGATTAAGGA ATTGTATCAAGTTTCCTCAAGAATGAGGGAACAGTTATTGGAGGCTTCAGAAATGCAGGGAGCTATGCTGGAAACTCAAagagaaagtttaaaaatgcaaGATGAGCTTTTAGTTCACGGAAAACAACTtggtattgtaataaaatCTTCATCTGCAAGTGTTCAAAATATGGTAAAAGATTTCAA GGAATCTGCAAAAGACCaaagagaattattatttgagaTTTTTTCGTACTTACGTACTTTTCAAGACTGGATTTTAGGTGAAATCTCTTGGTTTCAATccattatgtattatacagtTAGTTGCATATTATGTGCATTATTTAGTTCTTCTAAAAGGACTGTGGATGCTAGAATTacacttttcacgattttaAGTGTAAATGTTATAGTAGAACGAATGTTAGTTCaatattatagtaataatacaTCACATTCCAACAATAGTaag gaaaatttgataaatacgACATGGATGTACCGAAAAATAGCTTTAATTCTATGTgctatttcattgttttgtaCATACTATTTTTACAAAGATGAACAAGTGGAAAACCATAAAGTATTAAAACGGATTGAGCATCGATTGAATACTATACAGGAAGTTACATCTGTCTGTAACACTAACTGTTCAATTCGTag GTTATTCTACGCGATTAGCTATGAAACGTTTACAGTCAAAGgcaaatacagaaaataa
- the LOC128874109 gene encoding glucose-6-phosphate 1-dehydrogenase isoform X2: protein MERLRKTSTEESLRFIRQSLKSDEMDHLEGIHFDRLCPHVFITLGASGDLARKKIYPTLWWLFRDNLLPKTTTFFGYARTHMTVAQLREKCHVYMKVKPDEQQRYEEFWKLNYYVAGMYDSQSSFEVLNNEVKKHEEGHQIAHRLFYLALPPSVFEPVTVHIRNVCMGERGWSRVIIEKPFGRDAITSQRLSDHLALLFKEEQIYRIDHYLGKEMVQNLMTLRFGNRIFNPTWNRDNVASVQITFKEPFGTQGRGGYFDEFGIIRDVMQNHLLQILSLVAMEKPASCHPDDIRNEKVKVLKCIKPLELENVVLGQYVGNPDSKDPEGRLSYLDDPTVPPGSNTPTYALAVLRINNERWDGVPFILRCGKAVNERKAEVRVQYHDVPGDIFDGKPKRNELVIRVQPGEALYIKMMTKSPGITFDMEETELDLTYGSRYKDLKLPDAYERLILDVFCGSQMHFVRSDELSEAWRIFTPLLHQIEDEHIKPVPYKYGSRGPKEADEMAKTNNFVYYGSYKWIKP, encoded by the exons ATGGAGAGACTCAGGA AAACGTCGACAGAAGAAAGCCTGCGCTTCATCAGGCAGTCCTTAAAATCGGACGAGATGGATCATCTCGAAGGAATCCATTTCGACAGACTGTGTCCTCATGTGTTCATCACCCTTGGAGCCTCA GGCGACCTGGCTAGAAAAAAGATCTACCCAACTCTCTGGTGGCTGTTTCGAGACAACCTCTTACCGAAAACCACAACATTTTTCGGTTATGCGCGCACCCATATGACCGTGGCTCAGCTACGAGAAAAATGTCACGTGTACATGAAGGTGAAACCAGACGAGCAGCAGAGGTACGAAGAATTTTGGAAACTGAATTACTACGTCGCAGGGATGTACGACTCTCAGTCGTCGTTCGAGGTGCTCAACAACGAGGTGAAGAAGCACGAGGAAGGCCATCAAATCGCTCACCGATTGTTCTACTTGGCTTTACCACCAAGCGTGTTCGAACCTGTTACCGTGCATATCAGAAACGTTTGCATGGGCGAAAG AGGTTGGTCCAGGGTGATTATAGAGAAACCGTTCGGTAGAGACGCGATCACGTCGCAACGCCTGTCGGATCATCTGGCATTATTATTCAAAGAGGAACAAATTTATCGTATCGATCACTATCTGGGGAAGGAGATGGTTCAAAACTTGATGACCCTTAGATTCGGTAATAGAATATTCAACCCGACCTGGAACAGGGACAATGTAGCCTCCGTGCAGATCACGTTCAAAGAACCGTTCGGCACCCAAGGGAGAGGTGGATACTTCGATGAATTCGGTATCATAAGAGACGTAATGCAAAACCACTTATTGCAAATCTTGTCCTTGGTTGCGATGGAGAAACCCGCGTCGTGTCATCCGGATGATATCAGAAACGAGAAGGTGAAGGTTCTGAAGTGCATAAAACCTTTGGAGCTCGAGAACGTCGTGTTGGGCCAATACGTTGGTAACCCTGACTCGAAAGATCCTGAAGGACGATTGAGTTATTTGGACGATCCTACTGTACCACCTGGCTCCAATACACCCACCTATGCACTGGCCGTTTTAAGAATTAATAACGAACGTTGGGATGGCGTTCCATTTATCCTTAGGTGTGGAAAAG CTGTAAACGAACGGAAAGCAGAAGTAAGAGTACAGTATCACGATGTGCCTGGCGATATATTCGATGGAAAGCCGAAGAGGAACGAATTAGTAATAAGAGTACAACCTGGTGAAGctttatacattaaaatgatGACCAAGTCGCCCGGTATTACGTTCGATATGGAGGAAACGGAGTTAGATCTTACGTATGGTAGTAGATACAAG GATCTAAAACTTCCCGATGCGTATGAACGATTAATTTTGGACGTATTTTGTGGATCGCAAATGCACTTTGTGCGTAGCGATGAACTATCAGAAGCGTGGAGAATTTTCACGCCTTTGTTGCATCAAATAGAGGATGAACATATCAAACCAGTTCCGTACAA GTACGGTTCTCGTGGTCCCAAAGAAGCGGATGAAATggcaaaaacaaataattttgtctattACGGTTCGTACAAATGGATAAAGCCATAG
- the LOC128874109 gene encoding glucose-6-phosphate 1-dehydrogenase isoform X1 yields MRLEIEETSTEESLRFIRQSLKSDEMDHLEGIHFDRLCPHVFITLGASGDLARKKIYPTLWWLFRDNLLPKTTTFFGYARTHMTVAQLREKCHVYMKVKPDEQQRYEEFWKLNYYVAGMYDSQSSFEVLNNEVKKHEEGHQIAHRLFYLALPPSVFEPVTVHIRNVCMGERGWSRVIIEKPFGRDAITSQRLSDHLALLFKEEQIYRIDHYLGKEMVQNLMTLRFGNRIFNPTWNRDNVASVQITFKEPFGTQGRGGYFDEFGIIRDVMQNHLLQILSLVAMEKPASCHPDDIRNEKVKVLKCIKPLELENVVLGQYVGNPDSKDPEGRLSYLDDPTVPPGSNTPTYALAVLRINNERWDGVPFILRCGKAVNERKAEVRVQYHDVPGDIFDGKPKRNELVIRVQPGEALYIKMMTKSPGITFDMEETELDLTYGSRYKDLKLPDAYERLILDVFCGSQMHFVRSDELSEAWRIFTPLLHQIEDEHIKPVPYKYGSRGPKEADEMAKTNNFVYYGSYKWIKP; encoded by the exons ATGAGACTAGAAATTGAAG AAACGTCGACAGAAGAAAGCCTGCGCTTCATCAGGCAGTCCTTAAAATCGGACGAGATGGATCATCTCGAAGGAATCCATTTCGACAGACTGTGTCCTCATGTGTTCATCACCCTTGGAGCCTCA GGCGACCTGGCTAGAAAAAAGATCTACCCAACTCTCTGGTGGCTGTTTCGAGACAACCTCTTACCGAAAACCACAACATTTTTCGGTTATGCGCGCACCCATATGACCGTGGCTCAGCTACGAGAAAAATGTCACGTGTACATGAAGGTGAAACCAGACGAGCAGCAGAGGTACGAAGAATTTTGGAAACTGAATTACTACGTCGCAGGGATGTACGACTCTCAGTCGTCGTTCGAGGTGCTCAACAACGAGGTGAAGAAGCACGAGGAAGGCCATCAAATCGCTCACCGATTGTTCTACTTGGCTTTACCACCAAGCGTGTTCGAACCTGTTACCGTGCATATCAGAAACGTTTGCATGGGCGAAAG AGGTTGGTCCAGGGTGATTATAGAGAAACCGTTCGGTAGAGACGCGATCACGTCGCAACGCCTGTCGGATCATCTGGCATTATTATTCAAAGAGGAACAAATTTATCGTATCGATCACTATCTGGGGAAGGAGATGGTTCAAAACTTGATGACCCTTAGATTCGGTAATAGAATATTCAACCCGACCTGGAACAGGGACAATGTAGCCTCCGTGCAGATCACGTTCAAAGAACCGTTCGGCACCCAAGGGAGAGGTGGATACTTCGATGAATTCGGTATCATAAGAGACGTAATGCAAAACCACTTATTGCAAATCTTGTCCTTGGTTGCGATGGAGAAACCCGCGTCGTGTCATCCGGATGATATCAGAAACGAGAAGGTGAAGGTTCTGAAGTGCATAAAACCTTTGGAGCTCGAGAACGTCGTGTTGGGCCAATACGTTGGTAACCCTGACTCGAAAGATCCTGAAGGACGATTGAGTTATTTGGACGATCCTACTGTACCACCTGGCTCCAATACACCCACCTATGCACTGGCCGTTTTAAGAATTAATAACGAACGTTGGGATGGCGTTCCATTTATCCTTAGGTGTGGAAAAG CTGTAAACGAACGGAAAGCAGAAGTAAGAGTACAGTATCACGATGTGCCTGGCGATATATTCGATGGAAAGCCGAAGAGGAACGAATTAGTAATAAGAGTACAACCTGGTGAAGctttatacattaaaatgatGACCAAGTCGCCCGGTATTACGTTCGATATGGAGGAAACGGAGTTAGATCTTACGTATGGTAGTAGATACAAG GATCTAAAACTTCCCGATGCGTATGAACGATTAATTTTGGACGTATTTTGTGGATCGCAAATGCACTTTGTGCGTAGCGATGAACTATCAGAAGCGTGGAGAATTTTCACGCCTTTGTTGCATCAAATAGAGGATGAACATATCAAACCAGTTCCGTACAA GTACGGTTCTCGTGGTCCCAAAGAAGCGGATGAAATggcaaaaacaaataattttgtctattACGGTTCGTACAAATGGATAAAGCCATAG
- the LOC128874109 gene encoding glucose-6-phosphate 1-dehydrogenase isoform X3 translates to MTKTSTEESLRFIRQSLKSDEMDHLEGIHFDRLCPHVFITLGASGDLARKKIYPTLWWLFRDNLLPKTTTFFGYARTHMTVAQLREKCHVYMKVKPDEQQRYEEFWKLNYYVAGMYDSQSSFEVLNNEVKKHEEGHQIAHRLFYLALPPSVFEPVTVHIRNVCMGERGWSRVIIEKPFGRDAITSQRLSDHLALLFKEEQIYRIDHYLGKEMVQNLMTLRFGNRIFNPTWNRDNVASVQITFKEPFGTQGRGGYFDEFGIIRDVMQNHLLQILSLVAMEKPASCHPDDIRNEKVKVLKCIKPLELENVVLGQYVGNPDSKDPEGRLSYLDDPTVPPGSNTPTYALAVLRINNERWDGVPFILRCGKAVNERKAEVRVQYHDVPGDIFDGKPKRNELVIRVQPGEALYIKMMTKSPGITFDMEETELDLTYGSRYKDLKLPDAYERLILDVFCGSQMHFVRSDELSEAWRIFTPLLHQIEDEHIKPVPYKYGSRGPKEADEMAKTNNFVYYGSYKWIKP, encoded by the exons ATGACGA AAACGTCGACAGAAGAAAGCCTGCGCTTCATCAGGCAGTCCTTAAAATCGGACGAGATGGATCATCTCGAAGGAATCCATTTCGACAGACTGTGTCCTCATGTGTTCATCACCCTTGGAGCCTCA GGCGACCTGGCTAGAAAAAAGATCTACCCAACTCTCTGGTGGCTGTTTCGAGACAACCTCTTACCGAAAACCACAACATTTTTCGGTTATGCGCGCACCCATATGACCGTGGCTCAGCTACGAGAAAAATGTCACGTGTACATGAAGGTGAAACCAGACGAGCAGCAGAGGTACGAAGAATTTTGGAAACTGAATTACTACGTCGCAGGGATGTACGACTCTCAGTCGTCGTTCGAGGTGCTCAACAACGAGGTGAAGAAGCACGAGGAAGGCCATCAAATCGCTCACCGATTGTTCTACTTGGCTTTACCACCAAGCGTGTTCGAACCTGTTACCGTGCATATCAGAAACGTTTGCATGGGCGAAAG AGGTTGGTCCAGGGTGATTATAGAGAAACCGTTCGGTAGAGACGCGATCACGTCGCAACGCCTGTCGGATCATCTGGCATTATTATTCAAAGAGGAACAAATTTATCGTATCGATCACTATCTGGGGAAGGAGATGGTTCAAAACTTGATGACCCTTAGATTCGGTAATAGAATATTCAACCCGACCTGGAACAGGGACAATGTAGCCTCCGTGCAGATCACGTTCAAAGAACCGTTCGGCACCCAAGGGAGAGGTGGATACTTCGATGAATTCGGTATCATAAGAGACGTAATGCAAAACCACTTATTGCAAATCTTGTCCTTGGTTGCGATGGAGAAACCCGCGTCGTGTCATCCGGATGATATCAGAAACGAGAAGGTGAAGGTTCTGAAGTGCATAAAACCTTTGGAGCTCGAGAACGTCGTGTTGGGCCAATACGTTGGTAACCCTGACTCGAAAGATCCTGAAGGACGATTGAGTTATTTGGACGATCCTACTGTACCACCTGGCTCCAATACACCCACCTATGCACTGGCCGTTTTAAGAATTAATAACGAACGTTGGGATGGCGTTCCATTTATCCTTAGGTGTGGAAAAG CTGTAAACGAACGGAAAGCAGAAGTAAGAGTACAGTATCACGATGTGCCTGGCGATATATTCGATGGAAAGCCGAAGAGGAACGAATTAGTAATAAGAGTACAACCTGGTGAAGctttatacattaaaatgatGACCAAGTCGCCCGGTATTACGTTCGATATGGAGGAAACGGAGTTAGATCTTACGTATGGTAGTAGATACAAG GATCTAAAACTTCCCGATGCGTATGAACGATTAATTTTGGACGTATTTTGTGGATCGCAAATGCACTTTGTGCGTAGCGATGAACTATCAGAAGCGTGGAGAATTTTCACGCCTTTGTTGCATCAAATAGAGGATGAACATATCAAACCAGTTCCGTACAA GTACGGTTCTCGTGGTCCCAAAGAAGCGGATGAAATggcaaaaacaaataattttgtctattACGGTTCGTACAAATGGATAAAGCCATAG